A genomic region of SAR202 cluster bacterium contains the following coding sequences:
- a CDS encoding amidase encodes MKKSNIPFLTAMELSRRIKNRQVSVVETVEAYLARIAKLNPLLNSYITVSADEALEAAARADREIGKGQYRGPMHGIPVAVKDQVLTRGVRTTAGSLILKDWVPEEDATLISRLKRAGAIIIGKTNMTEFAITTNHHFPYGMTTNAWDTSRFAGSSSGGSASATVAFMCATSIGEDTGGSIRGPAAVSGLAGLRPTWGLVSRYGLLGAAWSMDIAGPMSRTVEDCAMTLQAIAGYDPKDDSTWKVRVPDYVRALDGGIKGLKVGVVKERIHTDDAAPEVRKAVSKGIGVLGELGADVEEVSLPMIVHSAAFSMTVCLVEGAAAHRQYIPDRLNDYQHELRLVQQVGMVMPGQTYYKAQKLREMWRQQMLGALRKYDVLVYPTSPSLAPPAPPPTGLQNKADAKADLYGRRSFTHPVNLASACGLSVPCGFSESGLPIGMQIIGRPMSDAMVMRVGHTYQQATDWHERRPPVG; translated from the coding sequence ATGAAAAAGTCCAACATCCCCTTCCTGACTGCCATGGAGCTATCGAGGCGGATTAAGAACCGGCAGGTGTCGGTGGTGGAGACGGTGGAGGCATACCTGGCGCGCATCGCCAAGCTGAACCCGCTGCTGAACTCCTACATCACCGTCAGCGCCGACGAGGCGTTGGAAGCCGCCGCTCGGGCGGATAGGGAGATAGGGAAGGGGCAGTATCGGGGGCCCATGCACGGCATACCGGTGGCGGTGAAGGACCAGGTGCTGACTCGAGGTGTCCGCACCACGGCGGGGTCTCTGATACTGAAGGACTGGGTGCCGGAGGAGGACGCCACGCTTATCAGCCGGCTGAAGCGGGCGGGGGCCATTATCATCGGCAAGACCAACATGACCGAGTTCGCTATCACTACCAACCACCACTTCCCCTACGGTATGACCACCAACGCGTGGGACACCAGCCGGTTCGCGGGGTCCTCCAGCGGCGGATCGGCGTCGGCAACAGTGGCGTTTATGTGCGCAACGTCTATAGGTGAGGACACAGGCGGCTCCATACGCGGGCCGGCGGCGGTGAGTGGGCTGGCGGGGCTTCGGCCCACTTGGGGGCTGGTGAGCCGGTACGGGCTGTTGGGCGCGGCCTGGTCCATGGACATCGCCGGGCCGATGTCGAGGACGGTGGAAGACTGCGCGATGACGCTCCAGGCCATCGCGGGCTACGACCCCAAGGATGACTCGACGTGGAAGGTGCGAGTGCCCGACTACGTCCGCGCGCTGGACGGCGGCATCAAGGGGCTGAAGGTGGGGGTGGTGAAGGAGCGTATTCATACCGACGATGCGGCGCCGGAGGTGCGAAAGGCGGTGAGCAAGGGCATTGGCGTGCTGGGGGAGCTGGGGGCGGACGTGGAAGAGGTGTCGCTGCCGATGATTGTCCACTCGGCGGCGTTTTCGATGACGGTGTGCCTGGTGGAAGGGGCGGCGGCGCATCGCCAGTATATTCCTGACAGACTGAACGACTATCAGCACGAGCTGCGGCTGGTGCAGCAGGTGGGGATGGTGATGCCAGGGCAGACCTACTACAAGGCGCAGAAGCTGCGGGAGATGTGGCGGCAGCAGATGCTGGGGGCCCTTAGGAAGTACGACGTGCTGGTATACCCGACCAGCCCGTCCCTGGCGCCGCCGGCGCCGCCGCCGACAGGCTTGCAAAACAAGGCTGACGCCAAGGCGGACCTGTACGGACGCCGCAGCTTTACGCATCCGGTGAACCTGGCCAGCGCCTGCGGGCTGTCGGTGCCGTGCG